The Actinoplanes sp. N902-109 genomic interval GGCTTCGTCCCGTACGGGGCGTAGCCGGGGTTACGGTTGGACATCAACCGCACGACTCGCCTGAGCTGCGGCGATGCCGGGCTGCCGGTGAGTCGCCGACCGGGTGGTGCGCTGACGACGGTGGCGCCGCCGGGCGTACCGTCCGAGACGGTAAGTGATGCCGAAAAGTAATGCGATCTATGTTGTGCGCTTAGCCTGCGATGGTCGTGCAAACCTTGGTAACGCGAGGCTAGGTCGCAAGTGCCGCTTCGGTCAAGGACTCATGATTCGGCAGCGGATGGGACGTACGGCACAGACCCGCTCACGCCCTGCTCAGGGGCGTCCCGGGCATTTCAGGCGTAGTCGGCCCAGACCTCGCGCAACGGATCCCACTTCTGACCGATACCCTCTTTCCAGTACGCCAGCACGTAGCCGGCGACCGGAGTGGCGGCGTCATCCCACCAGATCCCGGCCACCGTGCGGCCCGAGACCTTATATGCGTACTCAACGTAGTTGCCGTTGCTGCGCCCCGACGGCGCGGGCCGCTGCGCGGTGGCGCCGACCCCGGGGGTGAGCTCACGGGCGTCGATGTTCTGCTTCTCGGTGGTGGCCCGGGCCTTGTCCCGTTCGGCGGTGCTCGAATACTCGACGAAGATCACGCTCATCGCGTCCATCTCGCAGCGGACCCGGGTCTTCTCGCCCTTGTTGAGCGTGGGGCCACCCTTGTCGCCGTTGCGTGAACAACTCGACAGCCGCGCCAGCCAGCCCTGCCCGATCGTGCTCAGACCGCCGGTGAACTTCGGCTGGTTGATCGAGATCTGGTGCTGCTCGTAGGCACCGGCAGACGCACTCGGGGCGGCGCTGGGTGCGGGGGCCGCAACAGCCGGGGTGCCGTCGTCCGGGGCGGTGGCCCGGCCGAGGAACCATCCGCCCGTACCGAAGACAAGCAGACCCGCGACGAGGCCGGCCAGAGCCGGGATGAGGAAGCGGCCCTTGGGTTGCTTGGGGGTGGGCTCGATGCGCGGGCCGCTGTACCCGCCGAAGCGGTCGCCGCTGGTGGGGGCCAGACCGTACTGATCCGCCGGGGTGACACCGAAGCCGCCGGGGCCCCCGCTGACCGGGCCGCCGCTGATCGGGCCGCCGCTGATCGGGCCGCCGGTGATCGGGCCGCCGCTGACCGGGCTCCCGCTGACCGGGCCGGCGCTGATCGGGCCGCCGGTGATCGGGCTGGCGCTGATCGGGCTCCCGCCGATCGGGCCGGCGCTGATCGGGCTGGCGCTGATCGGGCCGCTGTTGCTCGCCGGCGGGCCGAAGCGGTCGGCGGTGCCGGTCACGGGCAGGCCGTACTGGTCGACTTCGCCGGCTCCCGCGCCCGAGGTGGGGTACGCGCCCGCTCCCGAGGTGGGGTAGCCGCCTGCTCCGGACGTCGGGTAGGTGCCCGCCCCGGAGGTGGGGTAGGTGCCCGCACCCGAGGTCGGCGTGTTGTGGAAGGGGCCGTAGGCGGGGGCTTGCTCCTCGGCCGGTCGCGGCTGATTCAGCGGGATCGGCGCCGTCGCGGCCTCGCCCGGAGTGCCATATCCCTGGTCCGCACCGCTCACCGGACCCATCCCCTCGGTTGTGCTGTTGCCCTGCGCTGATTCGCTCGACCCGGCTCCCGGCGGCGGGCCCGCAGGGGTGCCCTCGGGGAGGGGGACACCACCGTGGCGAACACCGTGGGAGTTGTCTGTCACGACGTTGCAGATTACCAGCCGGTCACCAGGGACGAGGTCCCCGGAAGATCCACTGACGGCAATGGACCCGCAGCCCAGCGGGGCTACGGGTCCATCGTTATCCAGCTGTCACCGGGTCGCCGCACGCTCGGGCCGCCAGGCATCCTTCGCGGGTGGCTCGCCGGTGATCTCGCTCAATCGCCCGGCGTGCGCCGGGCTTGGGCTTGCCGGGCCTGGCGCTTGCCGGGCCTGGCGCTTGCCGGGCCTGGCGCTTGCCGGGCCTGGCGCTTGCCGGGCCTGGCGCTTGCCGGGTTGTCAGGCGCTGGCCTGCTCCGGGCGACGGCGGCGCGTCACCAGGATGAGGCCGACACCACCGGCAGCGATCGCAGCGCCCACACCGGCGATACTGACGGCGTTCACCCCGGTGACCGGGAGACCGCCACCGCCGGAGGCCGTGCCGCCCGCCGTACCACCGGAGTTCGTGCCACCCGTGGTGCCGCCGTTCGAACCGCCGTTGTTGGAGCCGCCGTTCGTGCCACCGTTGTTGGTGCCGCCGTTGGAGCCACCGTTGTTGGTGCCGCCGTTACCGCCTCCGGCGGGCGGGGTGGTCGGGTCGCCGGGGTTGCTGCCGCCACCACCGGGAGCGTCGCCACCCCCGCCCCCGTTCGACGGAGGCGTGGAGCCGCCGCCGTCGCCACCGCCCGTGGGCGGCGGGGTGTTGCCACCACCGTCGCTCGGCGGCGGGGTGTCACCACCACCGTTGTCGCCACCGCCGCCATTGTCGCCACCGCCGCCATTGTCGCCACCGCCGCCATTGTCGCCGCCGCCGTTGTCACCGCCGCCACCGTTGTCGCCGCCGCCGCTCGGGGGCGGGGTGTCGTCGCCACCGCCGCCGCCGTTGTCACCGCCACCACCGCCACCGCTGGGCGGAGGGGTGTCGTCGCCGCCGCCACCGCTGGGGGGCGGGGTGTCGTCGCCACCGCCGGGCGGGGGCGGGGTGTCATCACCGGGCGGGTCCTCGTCGGCCTTGGTGGCCGAGTCGTCGGCGGTGGTCGTCGCGGTGGTCTGCTCGTCGAGCACGACGACACCGCGGGTGTAGACCTGAGTGGTGGAAGCGGCGGCGGCAGAGGCCCCGGCAAGGGCCGCCACGCCCACTGCTCCGACCAAGAAGCCAAGCCGCGCAGCCACACGCACGCCACGACGGCGTGCAAGCTGATTGGTTCGCATGTTCCTCCCCGTACTTCCCACTGCTGGTGTCCTCGGCGGACATCGATCTCCGCAGTCCGGGTCAGCAGATTACCGGTACGGACGCGTTCGTTCCATCCACCGCTGACAATAGGCCTGATTTCGGGCGATCTTCGACCCGGAATAGCGCACACATCGTGATAGAGCCGCGACCGTAGGCCCCTATCCGCAGGGGAACTGGAGCCTCGTTGCCTGTTCGCGCGTGCCAGCAATGCCCGTTCGAGCCGATTAGCGAATGGAGTGGGCTGCTCGGCGTACCGGCACTCGATATGCGGCGTCGGCGTCTACCGGTTGCGTCATTGCGCATCGGACGAGACGCCGATGGGTACCCCAGATATCGCCTGATCGGCCGCCGGATCCACTTACCGGCTGTTCCGATTCACTTACCGATTGACGTACCTATTGTTTTGCGGTCCCATGCCGGCCGGTGCGCCGGAGTGCGGCCGGTCGGGCTCACTGGTCGGGCTCACTGGTCGGGCTCACTGGTCGGGCTCACTGGTCGGCGAGGGCGTCGGGGTCGATCTGGTCGGCGAACTCGGCCGCTTCGGCGTCCCGATCTGCGAGGGCGTCCTTCACCGCGCGGATGGCTGTGCCCGCCGGATAGCCCTTGCGGGCCAGCATCCCGACAAGGCGCCGGAAGACCTGGTCCGGGGTGCCGTGCGCGGTTCGTAGCTTGCGGTCGACCAGGGCCCGGGCCGCAGCGGCCTCCGCGTCGTCGTCCACAGCCTCCAACGCCTCGGAAGCCACCTCGGCGTCGACGCCACGCTGGCGCAGCTCGTTGGCCAGCGCCCGGCGGGCGAGACCACGACCGTGGTGCCGGCTGGACACCCAGGCCCGGGCGAAGGCGGCGTCATCGATGATGCCGACCTCGTCGTACCGGTCGAGGACCTCGGCGATGGCCTCCTCGGAGATCTCCTTCTTGGCCAGTGCCTTGGCCAGCTCCGCCCGGGTGCGGGGGCGGATGGCAAGCTGGCGGATACAGATCTCGCGGGCGATCTCGGACTCTGAACGAGGCGTTGCATCCGCCTTGTCGCCCGCACCGCGGTCACCACCCCGGCCACGGCCGCGGCCGCTGTCGGGTGGCAGGAGGTCTTGAGGGCCTGGCGTGAGCCGGTAGCCGCCGCTGCCGGGGGCGGAAAGGGTGCCGCCGACCGCCGGGTGGTCGCCTGCGTCACCGGAGTAACCAGCCTGATCGGGATAGCCGGTGGCGGCCGGTGTCCGTTGGCTGCGGCGTCGCGAGTTGCCCGCGTTGCCGCGTGCGGAGCCGCCGCGCCGGGAGTCACCGTCGGCGAGGTCAGGGTCAGCGGGGTCAGGGTCAGCGGAGTCAGGGTCGGGGGTCCGAGGGGGAAGCGCATCCCAGCCGCGTCCCGAACGAGCACCGCGTCGTCCAGCCATGGTCAGCAGTCTCCTCCTGGAAGCGATTCGTCGGCGCGCTGGCGGCAACTGGTCGACCTGCCCGGCGACGAGTTGATCGTCTCCGGCGGGCACGCCACCGAACGGCCGAGCGCTGTCATCGGTGTAGTGCTGGCCGGACTTCGCGACCTGGTTCGAGGCGCGTTCGCGCGAGCTACCACCGGACGAGCGCAGGCCCTCCCCCAGCATGCCGAACGAGCAAGCACCTAGCCGAGTAAAGCGCCCGGGACGCACCGAAGAAGTCAGACGCCGGACGAGCACGTCGGGGCACGAACGACCAGCGCGGTCGGGCGAGTCGGCCCTGGCCGGGCGAGTCGGAGAGGCGAGGCGCTCGGGTCGGCGCAGCGCTCACGGGGAGCGGAGCGCCCCCGGGGGCAGGACCGCGGCCGGGGAGGGCTGCGGTCCTGCTGGCCCGGGAGGTGGCGTGGCGTGGTGGCTCGGAGGGTCGGATCAGAAGTCGACCGGGGGGAGCTCCGGACCGCCGGCGGCGTCGCCGGTGGTCTGGCCGACGCCGAGCTTCTCCAGGATCTTCTTCTCGATCTCGGCGGCCACGTCGGGGTTTTCCTTGAGGAACTCGCGGGCCTTTTCCTTGCCCTGGCCGAGCTGATCGCCGTCGTAGGTGTACCAGGCGCCGGACTTGCGGATGATGCTCTGCTCCACGCCGACGTCGATCAGCGAGCCCTCACGGGAGATGCCCTTGCCGTACATGATGTCGAACTCGGCCTGCTTGAACGGGGCCGCGACCTTGTTCTTGACGACCTTGACGCGGGTGCGGTTACCCACGACGTCGGTGCCGTCCTTGAGGCTCTCGATGCGGCGCACGTCGAGGCGCACCGAGGCGTAGAACTTGAGCGCGCGGCCACCGGTCGTGGTCTCGGGCGAGCCGAACATGACGCCGATCTTCTCGCGGAGCTGGTTGATGAAGATGGCCGTCGTGCCGGAGTTGTTGAGAATGCCGGTGATCTTGCGCAGCGCCTGGCTCATGAGGCGGGCCTGCAGACCGACGTGGCTGTCACCCATCTCACCCTCGATCTCGGCGCGCGGCACGAGGGCGGCGACCGAGTCGATGACGATGATGTCGAGCGCGCCGGAGCGGATCAGCATGTCCGCGATCTCGAGCGCCTGCTCACCGGTGTCGGGCTGGGACACCAGCAGCGCGTCGGTGTCGACGCCGAGGGCCCGGGCGTACTCCGGGTCGAGCGCGTGCTCCGCGTCGATGAACGCCGCGATGCCGCCGTTGCGCTGGGCGTTGGCCACCGCGTGCAGGGCCACCGTCGTCTTACCGCTGGACTCCGGTCCGTAGACCTCGATGACGCGGCCGCGCGGCAGACCGCCGACGCCGAGCGCCACGTCGAGCGCGATGGAGCCGGTCGGGATGATGGCCGTCTGCACCACCGGCCGCTCACCCAGCCGCATCACCGAGCCCTTGCCGAACTGCTTGTCGATCTGCGCCAGCGCGAGATCGAGCGCCTTGTCCCTGTCAGGTCCTGCCACCATGTCCGCCACCCCTGTATTCGACTTCGCAGGCGTCTTCGCCGATGAGCTTCTGTTCACCACGCGGGTCACGCTAGACGGTGGGTCTGACAAAAACGGCCGGGCGGCCGCTAGCTGTGGATGACCACGCCGCGCTGTGGAGAATAGCCGAACACTTGTACGACGATCGAGCGACACGCCAGAACAAACGTACGAAAATCCTGTCAGCGCAGGCGAGCGGGCACCCGATCGGGGTACGTCGCCACCACAGCTCGCCAGACCGTAGCCGTATCAACACCTTGCGCAATGGCCTCGTCGATGGTCCGTCCACCGAGGTCGGTGAAGGCGTGATCGGCGGCGAAACTGCGCGCGTACGCAGAGCCGAATGCCTGCTCAAGGCGCTGCCAGAAGTCCGTCATCCGCACCTTTCCACCCTACTCGCCGGCGCGCTGGGGCAGTCGGGCGAGCAGCGCGGACGACAGCTCGTCATGAGACAAGCGTCACTATGTCGATCGGGCGCTGCTCCGGTCGTACCGGATCAGGAAAGGGCGGCGGCAGCGACCTTGAGATCGTCGACCAGGCCTTTGTAGGCAGCGTCCCGGTCGTCGGCCCGCAGCACTGCCGAGGGGTGGATGGTCGCGAGAGCCTGGGTCTCGGTCACCGGGAAATCCTCGGGGTGGTGCGCGGCAGCGGGCCACGGCATGAGCTGACCGCGCGAACGGGTCACCCGGAACGACGGACCGAGCAGGGCCTTGGCCGCGGTGGCGCCCAGCACGATGATCATGTCGGGCTTGAGCAGGGCGAACTCGGAGACCAGCCAGGGCCGGCACGCGGTGATGTGCGCGGGACCGGGGCTCTGATGGATGCGGCGCTTGCCGCGCAGCTCGAAACGGAAGTGCTTGACGGCATTGGTGATGTAGACGTCCGAAGCGTCGAGGCCGGCGTCGTCGACCGCGTCGCGCAGCAACCGGCCGGCCGGGCCGACGAACGGCAGACCCTGCTGGTCCTCGACGTCGCCGGGCTGCTCCCCCACGAAGACGATCCGCGCATCGGCGGCGCCACGCCCGAAGACCGTCTGAGTGGCGTCGCGGTAGAGCTCGCAGCCTTCGCAGTGCGCCGCAGCCGCCTTGAGCTCGGCAAGCTCGTGCGCGTCCGGCGGGACGAATTGCTGCGCGCCGATGGGCGCCTCAGTGCTCGGCATGGCACAGTTTCTACCCCCTTGCCTGGCATTCACGCCCGCCAGTGTCGCTCGAACGGGTCATCGGCCCGGCGGATCGACGGCGGCCGAGCCGGTGGCCCGGGCAACGGCGTCGGCGAGCGGCTCGATGTCGCGCTGGTCGAGCGGGCTCACCGTCATCCGGATGCCCGGCGGCGAGGTCGTCCGGAACATCGAACCCGGGGCCACCGCATATCCCGCGTCGCGCAGGGCGGTCACGGCCCGGGTCTCATCGGGTACGCGGACCCAGACGTTGATGCCGGTGCTCGCGTGAGCTTCGACACCGCGCTCATGCAGGGCGTCCCGGAGCGCCTGCCGGCGTTGCTCGTAGCTGTGGACAGCCTGGGCGAACCGGTCCGTCAGCGGGTCCTCGCGCCAGAGCCGGAGCATGAGTCGCTGCATCACCGTGGAGACCCAGCCCGAACCGATGCGCAGCCGGCCGAGCACCCGGCCCATGGTCGCCTCGTCGCCGGCCATGACAGCAACCCGCAGGTCCGGACCGAACGGTTTGGATGCCGAGCGGATGAAGGCCCAGGATGTAGCGGACCTGGTGAGGCTGTGCAGCGCGGTCTCAGACAGCTCGGCGGCGTGATCATCCTCGATGAGCAGCACCGCGGGATGCCGCGCCTGGATCGCGCGCAAGGCGGCGGCGCGGCGCTTGCTGATCGCCGCGCCTGTCGGATTCTGGGCGCGGACGGTGATGACCACGGCTCGTACGCCCGAGGCGAGCGCCGCCGACAGGCTGTCGGGAATCGGACCCTCATCGTCAACATCGAACGGCACTGTGGACAGCCCCAGAGCCGCCGCGAGATCGAGCAGGTTGGCCCAGCCCGGATCCTCGACCGCCAGCGCGTCGCCGGGCTGCAGATGGGTCACGAACAGGCGTTCCATGGCGTCGAGGGCACCATTGGTCGCCGCGATGACCGCGTCGCCCATCGGGACACCGTCGGCCTCGAACCGGGCATGCGCCACCTCGGCCAGCTCGGGGATCGCGCCCGGTGCGACGTACCCGAGAGGTGCTCCCACCTCGGCAGAGACCGCGCGTAAGTGTGGGCCGAGAGCCGGCAGCAGACGGACGTCCGGGGTGCCGGTGGAGAGGTCGAGCGTGCCCGGCGGGGCAGGCAGGCGCAGCGTCGACCGCGGCCCCGTCACGGCCGGGCGGGACCGCACGCGGGTGCCACGCCGACCGGCCGTCTCGATGACGCCACGGTGCCGCAGCTCCTGATAAGCCTTGGCCACGGTGGCCGGACTGACCCGCAACGTCTCCGCCAGCACACGGATCGGCGGCAGCGGATGACCCGAGCTCCAGTCACCCCTGCGGACCAGCGACTCCATGCTCGCCGAGATCTCAGCGGCGGTGGAGCCATCGAC includes:
- a CDS encoding aminotransferase class I/II-fold pyridoxal phosphate-dependent enzyme, with the protein product MPEHYQVDGSTAAEISASMESLVRRGDWSSGHPLPPIRVLAETLRVSPATVAKAYQELRHRGVIETAGRRGTRVRSRPAVTGPRSTLRLPAPPGTLDLSTGTPDVRLLPALGPHLRAVSAEVGAPLGYVAPGAIPELAEVAHARFEADGVPMGDAVIAATNGALDAMERLFVTHLQPGDALAVEDPGWANLLDLAAALGLSTVPFDVDDEGPIPDSLSAALASGVRAVVITVRAQNPTGAAISKRRAAALRAIQARHPAVLLIEDDHAAELSETALHSLTRSATSWAFIRSASKPFGPDLRVAVMAGDEATMGRVLGRLRIGSGWVSTVMQRLMLRLWREDPLTDRFAQAVHSYEQRRQALRDALHERGVEAHASTGINVWVRVPDETRAVTALRDAGYAVAPGSMFRTTSPPGIRMTVSPLDQRDIEPLADAVARATGSAAVDPPGR
- the recA gene encoding recombinase RecA codes for the protein MVAGPDRDKALDLALAQIDKQFGKGSVMRLGERPVVQTAIIPTGSIALDVALGVGGLPRGRVIEVYGPESSGKTTVALHAVANAQRNGGIAAFIDAEHALDPEYARALGVDTDALLVSQPDTGEQALEIADMLIRSGALDIIVIDSVAALVPRAEIEGEMGDSHVGLQARLMSQALRKITGILNNSGTTAIFINQLREKIGVMFGSPETTTGGRALKFYASVRLDVRRIESLKDGTDVVGNRTRVKVVKNKVAAPFKQAEFDIMYGKGISREGSLIDVGVEQSIIRKSGAWYTYDGDQLGQGKEKAREFLKENPDVAAEIEKKILEKLGVGQTTGDAAGGPELPPVDF
- a CDS encoding regulatory protein RecX produces the protein MPPDSGRGRGRGGDRGAGDKADATPRSESEIAREICIRQLAIRPRTRAELAKALAKKEISEEAIAEVLDRYDEVGIIDDAAFARAWVSSRHHGRGLARRALANELRQRGVDAEVASEALEAVDDDAEAAAARALVDRKLRTAHGTPDQVFRRLVGMLARKGYPAGTAIRAVKDALADRDAEAAEFADQIDPDALADQ
- a CDS encoding DUF3046 domain-containing protein, producing the protein MRMTDFWQRLEQAFGSAYARSFAADHAFTDLGGRTIDEAIAQGVDTATVWRAVVATYPDRVPARLR
- a CDS encoding UdgX family uracil-DNA binding protein (This protein belongs to the uracil DNA glycosylase superfamily, members of which act in excision repair of DNA. However, it belongs more specifically to UdgX branch, whose founding member was found to bind uracil in DNA (where it does not belong), without cleaving it, appears to promote DNA repair by a pathway involving RecA, rather than base excision.); its protein translation is MPSTEAPIGAQQFVPPDAHELAELKAAAAHCEGCELYRDATQTVFGRGAADARIVFVGEQPGDVEDQQGLPFVGPAGRLLRDAVDDAGLDASDVYITNAVKHFRFELRGKRRIHQSPGPAHITACRPWLVSEFALLKPDMIIVLGATAAKALLGPSFRVTRSRGQLMPWPAAAHHPEDFPVTETQALATIHPSAVLRADDRDAAYKGLVDDLKVAAAALS